A DNA window from Vigna angularis cultivar LongXiaoDou No.4 chromosome 1, ASM1680809v1, whole genome shotgun sequence contains the following coding sequences:
- the LOC128194925 gene encoding secreted RxLR effector protein 161-like — MHQLSQFISNPSTEHQQAASKILRYIKGAPGKGIFFPSNNIIQLKGFSDSNWAGCIDTRQSITCYSIYLGSSLISWKSKKQATVSKSSSEAGYRALATATSKIQWLTFLLQDLQLADIYTKGLPLAAFKFMVSMLGMINIHSPA; from the exons ATGCACCAACTAAGCCAATTTATCTCAAACCCTAGCACAGAACATCAACAAGCAGCTTCCAAGATTCTTAGATACATTAAAGGTGCTCCTGGAAAAGGGATTTTCTTTCCCAGCAATAACATCATACAATTGAAAGGCTTTAGTGACTCTAATTGGGCAGGCTGTATTGATACCAGACAAAGTATCACTTGTTACTCTATCTACCTTGGCTCTTCACTTATTTCATGGAAATCGAAGAAACAAGCCACTGTATCCAAAAGTTCCTCAGAAGCTGGATATAGAGCCCTTGCTACAGCCACTAGCAAAATTCAATGGTTAACTTTTCTTCTACAGGATCTTCAA TTAGCTGACATCTACACAAAAGGACTACCTCTAGCAGCTTTCAAATTTATGGTTTCCATGCTGGGAATGATTAACATTCAttctccagcttga